A single Spartinivicinus ruber DNA region contains:
- a CDS encoding XRE family transcriptional regulator: MAKPLSELLKQVSPEVQAKASAKAAELLTEMTLAELRQSKDITQTELAEALSTTQPNIANVEKRSDVYLSTLRNYLHALGGELEVVARFPDGSAVAINQYDNNHTT, from the coding sequence ATGGCAAAACCATTATCTGAATTACTAAAACAGGTCTCACCTGAAGTGCAGGCAAAAGCCTCTGCTAAAGCAGCTGAGCTACTTACAGAGATGACTCTTGCAGAGCTTCGCCAGTCAAAAGACATTACCCAAACTGAGCTAGCAGAAGCCTTAAGCACAACACAGCCTAATATTGCTAATGTAGAGAAACGGTCAGATGTTTATCTTTCTACCCTTCGCAACTACCTACATGCGCTAGGTGGTGAATTAGAGGTAGTGGCGCGTTTTCCTGATGGTTCAGCAGTAGCTATTAACCAGTATGACAACAATCACACGACATGA
- a CDS encoding type II toxin-antitoxin system RelE/ParE family toxin: protein MWKVVTVDEFDQWFLGLNEAEQVSVLTVIKLLEVRGPELGRPYADTLESTKEVKNLKELRTQHQGRPYRIFFAFDPKRQAVLLCGGDKTGDKRFYKRMIPIAEGEFLKHLEKEELH, encoded by the coding sequence ATGTGGAAGGTTGTTACCGTAGATGAGTTTGACCAATGGTTTTTGGGACTTAACGAGGCTGAACAGGTATCTGTATTGACTGTTATTAAACTGCTTGAAGTTCGTGGGCCTGAACTAGGCCGACCTTATGCAGACACTTTAGAAAGCACTAAGGAAGTCAAAAACCTGAAGGAGCTAAGAACACAACATCAAGGCAGGCCATATCGCATATTCTTTGCCTTTGACCCCAAGCGGCAAGCAGTATTGCTTTGTGGTGGAGATAAAACAGGCGATAAACGCTTTTACAAACGGATGATTCCAATAGCAGAGGGTGAGTTCTTAAAACACTTAGAAAAAGAAGAGCTGCACTAA